The DNA sequence AAAGAAATGAACTTGTTATTAACAAATGCATCACAATTTGGTCAAGCCAGACTTAACTATTTCCCTGCATTTACCTGTTAATCGGGGAAAGTTAGACAGCTTACTCGCCTTTAGCAGGTTCAACCTGCTGATGATGTTTTTGTCAAAGAGGTATGCTCCCTCTACTTACTAGGATGACAGGTCATGATGAAATCAAGATGAAATTCCAGCACTTATCGTCAAAGTTTATAGATTAATTAGAATGTGCAAATTGAGCGACACCTATGGGAATCTCTACGTCACTACCAACGACTTTAACCGAAAGATAGTAAACAGAGGTAGAACCAAGAGTTGGTTGTTGTACTTTGTTAAGATTTACTTGCAATTTAGTAGTGCTAGAAGTAACTGGTTTAGGAAAATCTATAATGATTCTTCTATTATTTACAGAAATATTAATTTTAATTTTTTGACCCTTATCATCCAATATATCAATATCATTACTTACAGCTACTGTGGATGGTGCGTCAATAATTAACTCGGAAAGGGCTTTACCATTTTTGGGAACGTGTATCTGAAAAGTTTGTTTAACAAGCTGCCAACCAGCAGGAGGTAATTGCATGTAATTTTCAAGATTAGCAACCTTATTATTATCTGTTTTGGCATTTGCATAGCCAGTAAAAATTGAAGCTGCGGTAGCAACACTACATACAGCAGTAGAAATCAGTGTTCTTTTCATTTGGCTGTTAAATTAGCAAACTATGTCACTTAGATTCAAATTTCTTTTTAGTGCATGAACCTTACAAAACCAGTGTAATAGGTCACTATGAAATTAAGATGAAATAACCAGCTTGGTAAAATAAATTTAAGGTGGATTTGCCATTCAACTAGAAATATTTTGTATTTTTGTTAGTAAAGTAGCCTGTCTTGATTTTGTACTATTTATTACCTTTATTCCTGGGTTATTACTAGCTGTTACTATCTGATTTGACTCGGTTTCTACATCAGGCACTTCAGAACCAGAAGCTAGGTTTTTGAGATTTTGGGCTAGGTTTCATTCTCATTTATCCTAAAAAATCAGGCTTATAGTAGTAGCATTCTGATAGAACTATAAGCCCAGAAATTGTGTGGAATAAAGCCAAGGAATTACTTTATAAATATTATTGTAAAAAATCAAGATGAAATTAAGATGAAATAAATTACTTTACTGTTATACGCGATAAGAAAACAGGCTTACAGTATAACTATAAGCCCGTCAGGATTGTGAAACATGAGGAGCATGTTTTTAATATTTATTATAGATAATGTAAATGAAATTAAGATGAAATCTCACGGTTAATCTCCTCATCAAATTAGATTGATTCTGAGAATAGCTGATTATCTCCTTTCACTCATTCTTAATATAAAACCAGACTTTCAGTCATACCAGAGTGGCATAACTAAAAAGCCTCTAATGACTATCAAAGCATAAATTGAGACGGCGAAACTTAGTATATGACCATGATGAAATCAAGATGAAATTTGAGATAACTATTGCACGTCTACCCAAAAATCAGCAGTGATGATTTTGCCATTACGATTAAACTGACCCCACATTTTATATTTTCCTGCTTGAGGAAAACTGGTGATAAAATGAATTTCTCCTGCTGGAGTGTTTTTCAATGCATGAGCATGAATGTAGTCTGCTTCTGTCAATGGTGATGACTGCTTGAGGATGACTAAATGTCCTCTTTCTCCTAAATAAGGTTTCAAATCTTTCAGTGGTTGGTTGTTAGCAGCGTCTTGTAAGTTGAAAATTAGATGAACTTCTTGTCCAGCTTTGATTGTAGGTTGAGATAATTTGAGATTAGCCTTAGTATCACCAAGAGTCTTTGTAGTAGCTAAATCAATTTTTGGTGCAGCTGGACTTTTTCCTGGAACTTGTGCTTTTAAGACCGAAACTTGTTCTGCTTTTCCTGCTACTTTGTAATCACTGAAAAGTGTGTAATTACCAGAATGGAGAAAATCAGCTTGGACTT is a window from the Brasilonema sennae CENA114 genome containing:
- a CDS encoding DUF2808 domain-containing protein, translated to MKRTLISTAVCSVATAASIFTGYANAKTDNNKVANLENYMQLPPAGWQLVKQTFQIHVPKNGKALSELIIDAPSTVAVSNDIDILDDKGQKIKINISVNNRRIIIDFPKPVTSSTTKLQVNLNKVQQPTLGSTSVYYLSVKVVGSDVEIPIGVAQFAHSN